In a genomic window of Phycodurus eques isolate BA_2022a chromosome 2, UOR_Pequ_1.1, whole genome shotgun sequence:
- the nip7 gene encoding 60S ribosome subunit biogenesis protein NIP7 homolog: MRPLTEEETKTLFEKLSKYVGENIKLLVDRPDGTYCFRLHNERVYYMSVKILKLSTNIARNKLVSVGTCFGKFTKTQKFRLHITALDFLAPYAKFKVWVKPGAEQSFLYGNHILKSGLGRITENTTQYQGVVVYSMADVPLGFGVAAKTTQECRRVDPMSIVVFHQADVGEFIRNEDALT; encoded by the exons atgaggcCGCTAACCGAAGAAGAGACGAAAACGTTGTTTGAGAAACTGTCGAAATA TGTAGGAGAAAACATAAAGCTCCTCGTGGACCGACCAGACGGCACATACTGCTTCAGGCTTCACAACGAGCGCGTATATTACATGAG CGTGAAAATTCTTAAACTGTCCACAAACATTGCCCGGAACAAACTGGTGTCAGTCGGCACTTGTTTTGGCAAGTTTACAAAGACCCAGAAGTTTCGGCTACACATCACAGCTCTCGATTTCCTGGCACCCTATGCAAAG TTCAAGGTGTGGGTGAAACCTGGAGCCGAGCAGTCTTTCCTCTATGGCAATCACATCCTAAAATCCGGTCTGGGGAGGATCACTGAGAATACCACGCAGTACCAGGGCGTGGTGGTCTACTCCATGGCTGACGTGCCCCTG GGTTTTGGAGTGGCAGCCAAGACGACGCAAGAGTGTCGTCGAGTCGACCCCATGTCCATAGTTGTGTTCCACCAGGCTGACGTGGGCGAGTTCATCAGGAATGAAGATGCATTAACATAA